The following proteins come from a genomic window of Lolium rigidum isolate FL_2022 chromosome 5, APGP_CSIRO_Lrig_0.1, whole genome shotgun sequence:
- the LOC124653161 gene encoding eukaryotic translation initiation factor-like isoform X1: MVQEEFINHPMETACRSCGFEYKEVGPPFALVKAKVPWSARRGNLSEKERVLKKVKGILNKLTLEKFELLKGQLLDTRITTADILKDVTSLIFRKAVSEPTFCSMYAQLCYEVHDYLPSFPAEEPGGRNIIFRRLLLNNCQQVFEDPDSLRVEIARLTGPDQVMERGDQDMIFKLITLGNIRLIGELMKARMVPEKIVHHIIKELLGSDKKACPDEEHIEALCQFFNTVGKHLDENPGSCRMNDTYFIQIKDRVANPELTPRSKFMLLDLIALRSNNWAPRRGEVGDVPCDIWHWQDASTNYLSNLSYIRAETEKLESEMKRIALEGQQKQTCKLSDEDMNVTRMTMLLTALLQDNKDCKNEILKVLKLTVAILFAILCVCVVGVMKK, from the exons GAAGAATTTATCAACCATCCAATGGAAACAGCATGCAGAAGTTGCGGTTTTGAATACAAAGAA GTTGGCCCCCCTTTTGCTCTAGTCAAGGCTAAGGTTCCTTGGTCAGCCCGAAGAGGCAATCTTTCGGAGAAAGAGAGAGTCCTGAAAAAAGTGAAAGG TATATTGAACAAACTGACGCTAGAGAAATTTGAGCTACTCAAGGGGCAACTGCTGGATACTCGAATTACTACAGCTGATATCTTGAAG GATGTTACGTCTCTCATATTTAGGAAGGCTGTTTCTGAGCCCACCTTCTGTTCCATGTATGCTCAACTTTGTTATGAAGTCCATGACTACCTCCCGTCATTCCCTGCTGAAGAACCAGGAGGAAGAAATATTATATTCAGACGTCTGCTGTTGAACAATTGTCAGCAAGTTTTTGAAGATCCTGATAGCCTAAGGGTGGAGATTGCAAGACTGACTGGCCCTGACCAAGTGATGGAAAGAGGGGATCAGGACatgattttcaaacttataacacttggaaatattcgTCTAATTGGTGAGCTAATGAAGGCAAGGATGGTTCCTGAGAAGATAGTTCATCACATTATCAAG GAATTACTAGGGTCTGATAAAAAGGCTTGCCCTGACGAGGAACACATCGAAGCCCTCTGTCAGTTCTTCAATACGGTTGGTAAACATCTTGATGAGAACCCAGGGTCTTGCCGAATGAATGATACCTACTTCATCCAGATTAAGGATCGAGTAGCAAACCCTGAGTTGACTCCACGCTCAAAGTTCATGCTTCTCGATTTGATTGCTCTCCGTTCTAACAACTGGGCGCCTCGACGTGGGGAG GTAGGGGATGTTCCTTGTGACATTTGGCATTGGCAAGATGCATCCACGAACTATTTGTCAAACCTCAGCTACATAAGAGCAGAGACGGAGAAGTTGGAGTCAGAGATGAAGAGGATTGCACTTGAGGGACAGCAGAAGCAAACCTGTAAGCTAAGCGATGAAGACATGAACGTCACAAGGATGACTATGTTGCTCACTGCTTTGTTACAAGATAACAAGGATTGCAAGAATGAGATACTTAAGGTGTTGAAGCTGACAGTGGCAATTCTATTTGCCATTCTTTGTGTATGTGTTGTAGGTGTGATGAAGAAGTGA
- the LOC124653161 gene encoding eukaryotic translation initiation factor-like isoform X2, which yields METACRSCGFEYKEVGPPFALVKAKVPWSARRGNLSEKERVLKKVKGILNKLTLEKFELLKGQLLDTRITTADILKDVTSLIFRKAVSEPTFCSMYAQLCYEVHDYLPSFPAEEPGGRNIIFRRLLLNNCQQVFEDPDSLRVEIARLTGPDQVMERGDQDMIFKLITLGNIRLIGELMKARMVPEKIVHHIIKELLGSDKKACPDEEHIEALCQFFNTVGKHLDENPGSCRMNDTYFIQIKDRVANPELTPRSKFMLLDLIALRSNNWAPRRGEVGDVPCDIWHWQDASTNYLSNLSYIRAETEKLESEMKRIALEGQQKQTCKLSDEDMNVTRMTMLLTALLQDNKDCKNEILKVLKLTVAILFAILCVCVVGVMKK from the exons ATGGAAACAGCATGCAGAAGTTGCGGTTTTGAATACAAAGAA GTTGGCCCCCCTTTTGCTCTAGTCAAGGCTAAGGTTCCTTGGTCAGCCCGAAGAGGCAATCTTTCGGAGAAAGAGAGAGTCCTGAAAAAAGTGAAAGG TATATTGAACAAACTGACGCTAGAGAAATTTGAGCTACTCAAGGGGCAACTGCTGGATACTCGAATTACTACAGCTGATATCTTGAAG GATGTTACGTCTCTCATATTTAGGAAGGCTGTTTCTGAGCCCACCTTCTGTTCCATGTATGCTCAACTTTGTTATGAAGTCCATGACTACCTCCCGTCATTCCCTGCTGAAGAACCAGGAGGAAGAAATATTATATTCAGACGTCTGCTGTTGAACAATTGTCAGCAAGTTTTTGAAGATCCTGATAGCCTAAGGGTGGAGATTGCAAGACTGACTGGCCCTGACCAAGTGATGGAAAGAGGGGATCAGGACatgattttcaaacttataacacttggaaatattcgTCTAATTGGTGAGCTAATGAAGGCAAGGATGGTTCCTGAGAAGATAGTTCATCACATTATCAAG GAATTACTAGGGTCTGATAAAAAGGCTTGCCCTGACGAGGAACACATCGAAGCCCTCTGTCAGTTCTTCAATACGGTTGGTAAACATCTTGATGAGAACCCAGGGTCTTGCCGAATGAATGATACCTACTTCATCCAGATTAAGGATCGAGTAGCAAACCCTGAGTTGACTCCACGCTCAAAGTTCATGCTTCTCGATTTGATTGCTCTCCGTTCTAACAACTGGGCGCCTCGACGTGGGGAG GTAGGGGATGTTCCTTGTGACATTTGGCATTGGCAAGATGCATCCACGAACTATTTGTCAAACCTCAGCTACATAAGAGCAGAGACGGAGAAGTTGGAGTCAGAGATGAAGAGGATTGCACTTGAGGGACAGCAGAAGCAAACCTGTAAGCTAAGCGATGAAGACATGAACGTCACAAGGATGACTATGTTGCTCACTGCTTTGTTACAAGATAACAAGGATTGCAAGAATGAGATACTTAAGGTGTTGAAGCTGACAGTGGCAATTCTATTTGCCATTCTTTGTGTATGTGTTGTAGGTGTGATGAAGAAGTGA